The nucleotide sequence GCGGTATTGGCAGTCTTGGGGGCTTTGGCTCTAGTTTTAGTTATGGAGGAGGAAGTGCTGGAGCCTGTGGAACTGGGTATGCCTTTGGTGGTGCCAACAGTGTAGTTAACGCAGGGGAAAACATCCTAAGCACCAATGAGAAAGAAACCATGCAGGTCCTGAATGATCGATTGGCTACCTACCTAGACAAAGTGCGCTCATTGGAAATGAAAAATGCCGAACTTGATAGGAACATTCGTGAGTGGTATGAAAAGCAGACCCCATACATATCCCCTGATTTTCAAAGATATTTTAAGACTATTGAGGACCTTCAAAATCAGGTATGGATCTTCACATTATATAATATAAGTTATTAAGTTATTTTATATTTAAGTTTACCAAATTCTATTGAACTAAATCAGTTATATTCGAATGGAATTGCcacttctaatggttcttttTATACCCAATGTACCAGATTTTTACAAATTTGCCAATGTCTCACTCTCAATGTCTCAAACATCTTTCAGATCCTACAAGCAAGCACCGACAATGCTAACATCCTTCTTCAGATTGACAATTCTCAACTGGCTGCTGATGACTTCAGAACCAAGTAGGTTCTTGTGCATTCTTAGATGTTATGTTCTTTGACTTTTGCTTATTTTTATGTACTGTGTATCCAGGGTGATAGATTTCAGGGTAATTCATTCTTTACCTAAATGTGAACTCAACAAATATCTGTAATATATTTGTAATATATGTCTAAGCTTATCTTGCAGGTTCTGAGACACGGTATCCAAATAGGCTCATCACCACAGGAAGGAAAGTTTTGGAGCACATTGTGTATTACCCTATACTAAAATATTACGGTTTTATTTAATTTCAGGTATGAAACTGAAGCAGCTCTCCGTGCTGGTGTAGAGGCTGACATCAATGGACTTCGTAGAGTCCTTGATGACCTTGTGCTGACTAGGAAAGATCTAGAAGGACAACTCCAAATCCTGACTAATGAGTTGGCCACCTTGAAGAAAAACCATGAAGAGGTAAAAGCAATAGAAGACTActaaaatattaggaataagcattaaaatgttgtgttttatacagtacataaaatATGTTTTAGAATTAGGCTTATACAGAGACTCATAAGTAACCATTTAGAATCATAGACTATGCCTTAGAGGTGAGAACTTACATCTTCAACTTCTTTGCAGGAGGTAAACAGCCTGCGTTCTCAGCTTGGTGCCAGAGTCAATGTAGAAGTGGATGCTGCTCCCGCCATGGACCTCAACAAAGCCCTATCAGAAATAAGGGATCAATATGAGAACATAATGGCCAAAAACCTACAAGAAGCTGAGAAGTGGTTCTTAGAAAAGGTAGGACAATGATAGGACACTGAGCAATCATCAAGATCATTTTGAAGTGGAAGGTGACCATGATGTTCTTCCACCATAGAGTGAAGAACTGAACCAACAGATGACAAGCAGCGCTCAACAACTTCAGACATGGAGCAGTGAAATCATCGAACTCAGAAAAACAGCCCAAGCCATGGAAATAGACCTTCAAGCTCAGATCAACCTGGTGAGTCCAATTGCATGAGCATAGTGAAGAGTTCAACTTAAATGGTTTATGTGTCCCTAGTGGACATTTCTACAGTGTGCACATTTACGTAACTTTTCCATATCCATAACTAGAGAGAAGCCTTGGAGAAAGCATTGGCTGAGACTGAAGCTAGATACAGTTGCCAACTTTCCCAACTTCAAGACTTGATCTCCAATGTTGAGGTCCAACTGTCAGAGCTGAGGTCTGAC is from Dendropsophus ebraccatus isolate aDenEbr1 chromosome 14, aDenEbr1.pat, whole genome shotgun sequence and encodes:
- the LOC138772896 gene encoding keratin, type I cytoskeletal 17-like, which gives rise to MTMSMKHLSSAGSQRGIGGGSCGVSRISSVRSNSSFRSPSMQSCGIGSLGGFGSSFSYGGGSAGACGTGYAFGGANSVVNAGENILSTNEKETMQVLNDRLATYLDKVRSLEMKNAELDRNIREWYEKQTPYISPDFQRYFKTIEDLQNQILQASTDNANILLQIDNSQLAADDFRTKYETEAALRAGVEADINGLRRVLDDLVLTRKDLEGQLQILTNELATLKKNHEEEVNSLRSQLGARVNVEVDAAPAMDLNKALSEIRDQYENIMAKNLQEAEKWFLEKSEELNQQMTSSAQQLQTWSSEIIELRKTAQAMEIDLQAQINLREALEKALAETEARYSCQLSQLQDLISNVEVQLSELRSDLERQNFDYKCLLDAKTHLENEIRTYRQLLDGEGTQRGPFSRNTTMISSSSGSSVNISGMGGSPNMSGMGGSLNMSGMGGSPNMSGMGGSPNMSGMGGSPNMGGMGGSQNMGGMRGSVNMGGMGGSGGMGGMGSSGSMGGMGSSGSISGMGSTGSGSYSQTKN